GGTTTGGTGACTTCAAAGAAAGTAGTGGGAAGGGTAACGCCTGAAGGAGGCTCCGAAATGAGCATTGATCGGAAAAGGGATGTAGTTTGGCGGAGGTTTGCGGCGGAGGGCGGCAGGTTGCGGATGAGGAAGAGACAAAAGAGGAAGAGAATAAACGATGATGCCATTTACTGAAGGCTTAAGAGTAGTTGGTGTGTAGAGTGTAGACTGGTGGATTGTCACATTAACAAAATTTGAGGTGATTCTACACCTCCtccattttgttttttttaaggcAAGATGTAAGAGATGTCAATGAGGTGGATATGGGGTGAGTTTCGCTAAATCTAAGACTCTCTCCATGAAAAAATTTTGACCTATTATCCGCTCCACctcgattaaatatttttcggACCCACTTCACCTTGAATACGAAACGAGGCCGGGTAAACTTACTTCCACAATATTAATAGTTTATTCTTATGTTTCTTTCCCCTCTATTTTCTTAGCCAAGTCGCGCAACTCATTTCGAGTAATGAAGTCTCTTTCATTTCTCAATACTTCACTCATTCTACAGTTCCCCTATGTTAGAATTGACGATTAAATCAAGGATCCTAGCATTCAAGTCTCGTAGTGCAACACATAAAAAAAGTTCACTAGCTTCGACTGATCATCGAGATAATcagtaattttaaatttgaatGGATTCTCGAATGTTTTTAAAATCTATGGCAATTTactaatataaaacataaagtTGATATGATGTGAAATTTAAATTGTTCAATCCAAACTCTCTCATACTTTGGTGGCCAATATACGTTACCATTCAACTTAACTACGTCAGATTTCGGTTTCTCTTCTTCGAACAGAGTAAAAACTCTGATTGATTCGAAGAACAGATCAACTTGGATGAGGCAATTACATGGGCATCAGAACAAAAAGGGCCTATTCATGAAAATGAATATTCACAGTTGGACAATTTGCATGTCCGTGTTTTAGTCTTCTCAACAAGCACCATAAACCGGCAGCATGTCTCAGGTCTCACAACCAATAAAGGCAAAAAAGGAAAACCGGTCGCTAGTCCAAATTGATGAAGTACTCCTCAGGAACGTAAAATTTTAGTCCAATGGCCTGCAAATATCCACATTCCAGAGAGGTTAATTATAATGTAATATGTAAGATACTGAGTAGGCTTATGAAAGGGGTACGGTACACTATGATGACACAGACACGGCGATCCACAAAAAAACATAAGCTCCAACCACACAACAATGTGTAGAGGTTGAGCAACAATGCAAGTGCTTGCAGAGGCAATGAGACATGTTGTGGTTAACCAATTAGCTCCATGGTGGACAGATAAAAAAAAGTAGTTCCACAGTGGAGCTTTTGTTGGTTTCTCAGGACTGGAGtagaaattcaaataaaactGAGGCAGTCATGGGTAAGAAAGGGGAAAAAGGAATAGATGGGGCATGCAAGTTCCCTTGTTTCCTCTAACTCCCCACCAAATCCGAAACTTAGATCTAATTGCAGCATTAGTTCAAGAATCTGTAGAGATGAGGAAGCTAAAAGAAACCAGTCATGTAACATTTGAGAAACTTTATTTGATATATAACGAATTAAAGTTAACATCATTTCGTAGAACCTGCGCAAATTTGATGTCAGCATCACTGTGATGGTCTGGTCTTCCAGCCGCGTCACCCACACAAAAGGATCTACACAGTAGAGTACATTAGTCAGGCCATTAACCTAGCATATAAATTTTTCGCATCACTATAAGGAGAAAGAGGAAGTAATCAATAACTGATTCGTGTCAACTGGGAGGCCAGAATTGAATTCCTTCTCCATAATTATCCACATCCCGGGTTTTGGCTTACGAAAGGGATCCTCTGGTACACCATGACTCAAACCACAAGCAATAAAAACCTGAAATGTTACTTTTCTTAATGTTTCCAGTTGTTCACGCAATCATTACTTCATCACATGCACACTCGAAAAAAGGGGTATCAGCCAATGAAACATAACACATTTCTGCATCCAGAAACCACATTTTTTTCATTCGAGCAGCGGTATGCTGTAAAATACTGGGGCTGTTATAATGGTTATACAGAAAGGAAGTATATACATGGaagtttttatgctaaaaaccgAGTTTCCATCATCAAAGGCCACCTTTTCCCCATTATATTTCCAGCTTGATTATTTCTAAGCTGGAGCTGGTGTCTGCCAAACAACAACTAATAATGAACTTTGAACACTCAAGCAAAACAACAGGATAGGTGACAAACATTTGAAATGCTAGAACTTGTCCAAATTAGAGACTGCATCAAGCAGATCTTCAGTCTTACAATCAAGtcaaagagttttatttatgttaaatgTATCATATTGGCTGAATTAAATTCCTAGGGAGTCGTGTATATGGATTTTGACTATTCTCCcacttgagctagcttttgggtgGAGTAAGGTCCAAGTCCGCAATCTTAACATTGTATTTGAACTCAGACCCACTATTATATGCTAGAATGCCCTTATGGATAACTCGCAAATATCTTGTAAATTTTACGCTCCAATTGTTCATTCCTGAGAGTGAGAGTCCGCGTTAGATGTCTCATATCGGTTGAATTATAGACTAGGACAATCCCCCTTAGTTAATTTTTGGGGTGAAATTAGGCTCAAATCTATAATCTTAACACTTTGGTCTCATTACATTATAGAGTTCAACTGAATCTACTAATCTTGTTTCTCATATTGAACAACTAACATAAGTGGGGTTGAAGAGAAATCACAATACAATAAACTCATTAATATGcagaataaaataaagaagatttattcaaaataaattggAACTGTTTTCTGATAGATATTAGTGTTATCACAAGCATAAAGcaatcaataaaataatatttatttcggGGGAAAAGGACAAGGTTGACATACAAAATGAAAGAGAATTCTCACTAATAAGTCAACAgaacatatcatatcatatatggAGGTCACAAACACATCTATCATTTGAGAACACATATTAAAgctaaaaaaaattcttgaCAAGTATATCGTGGATCACAAATGTTCCAAAGCTCTGCCAAACAGAACACGAGTCTCTGTAGAGACAGCAAATAAACCTGAATGGCGACCTTCACAAGCTTAATGAAATTCTCAAGTCGTCCAAGTTTGGAATCAACAGCTACCTGCCTCTTATTCTTCCAGCGCTCTATATCGGACTCATTGGTAAAAATAACCTATTGAAGGACCAATTATTCAGTCAACgttcatttcaaatttttagtTAATTCAGAATTATACAATATCATTCAAACAGATCCAGAGAGCCTGAAAGAAAAAGGAGCACAAACCAGCTTGTAGCCATCATTATAAAAGTTCTGAAGTTTCTCAGGTTTTGAAGGATACATAACAGACCATGCATCGGCACCCACTCTAGGATAAAAAGAACACAATTGaataatcattttaatgcaTCAGGTGATTCAGCTGCAGAAAATccttaatcaatccaataagtTCTGGTCATATTAGATCAATCACCAAGTGACCATGATATGTCAAAATATTACTGCATTTTAACAATGATCTGATGCAATTAACTAAAAAAAGGCTTCAAGTTAAGCAGACTCATGCATACTGTTAATTTTTTCTTCCACGAATACCAGCAAGCATAGAACTACTAATCTCAGCAAGGGAAAATCATTAACAATAGAATAGAATTTGTTCAAGGACCCTCTAGTTAACAATAGAATAGAATTTGTTCAAGGACCCTCTAGAATAATTTTCCATTTTGTATCAGCTGTTCAGTAAGGTAGAATCAATTGTTCACGGTCTTACAAGAACAACATATTACAACAATTAGGCACGGCCTCATATAGTTTACCATACATACAAGAATCTCGCAGTAAAAAAATCATGAAGTGCCTTCAACACCAGTAAACTTATACCTTTTCACAGATGTCCTTGCAAGGCACCCATCAAAATCAAAGGCTGCAATCTTTTTTGAATCATCAAGACCAACATCCTACCAataaaaattccaaaaaaaatGATTTCCAGAAGTATTAGTATTACACTGTTATTCGCACATAAACTGAAGATATACAAATTAGATCGGCAGAAATCAAAGAATAATTTTTTCCAAGAAGCAACTTAGGACATGTAGAGAGAGAGTCAAGAAACCAGTAACTATTTACACAGAACATGGATATTGTATTGAAAAACAATATTGATACAAAAATGGTAATCCAGTAGTCTATCATCATTGCCCCTCTTTGTAATGAAAAGCACCATCATTTAAGAGATGTACTTACACATTCAAGAAATATGATGGTCTGGAATGCCTTCCATTTAGGCAATAATATAGCATCCTGAAATGAGGGAATGATTTCAAAAGACTTTGTAAAAGCGGAAATTCTGgtaaaacaaaaaattatacaataaaatacCCAAAAGAAATATTTAAGTTAGAGATGGCCTGTAGAGAGATGCAATAAGTGCATCATACCGTACAAAAACTCccaaaaacaaccacaaataCAATCTTGCATAAAAAGTTATTATGGTTCATACCTTGTACCCGTCTTTGATATCAGAAGTGGATATGGACATCTCCAGCTCTCCCTCATCCTCATATCCAAACTATAAGAAAGTTTGTCACGTAACAGAATATAAACAAAAGCATTGCTTCCAAATATCCTGGAAAATTTATTAGGTAAAAACAATTCGAAAAGCACCACGATACTTGATAGCATCATCGAAGGACTCGATAACTGATTATAAATATCTTAAAAATAACTCCCCAATTAGTAATATATGATCGTAGGGATCACCAAAATCAGTGATACAGGCAGAAAACTGGTGTTGTAAAGGATAAACCTTTTACGAAGGAGCAACTTTTTAAGCAATTTATTCACACTAGAGAACATACAATTGCAAAGGCAATTTTGAAAAAACAGCCACAAGAACACTGGTAAAATCCACAGAAGCTTGGTCAGTCATTAAACTCAGATAGTAGACGACCATAAGTCCATAACTGTAAGATGTAAAGCGCTTAAGCTGACACGACACCTTAGAAAATCAATACATCAAAGAGCTGATGCATCCAAACACCTCTCAAGGTCTCACTAACTAGGCCACGggatatattataatataatccactaactgaattcaataaacaatTTACTATGTACAGCTCTTAAATCTccaaaaattcagaaaaagaAAGTGGATTTCAAAATTATTACATTTCCAGGCTAACTTTCATATAGCTCGGCCTTCTATGCTTTGTAGCTAGGCGTGCATGTCTAAAATAGAAAACATAAATAATGTTCTTTTGGGGAAATGGTTTTGGGAGACGAAAAAATgtgtaaaattatttttttagtgGCATAATTTTTAGCATGCAGGTGAAATCATGTTTTGTCAAGTAAAtattatatctgaattgatattTGTGggaatatattaaaattttaaaatataactcattggaataaaaaaataatatgataAAAAAGAGTAATCTGAGAAGTGCTGAAAAATTGAAGTATATGCATGTATCTATATCTATGGTGTTTAGATCATGACCAAAATCTCAAAActcgaaaaaaaaaagagaaggaAATAACAATGTTATACATCATAATTGTATCATCAATTTGGTTCCATGATCGATAAAACGTTCAGTAGTCTACCTTTTGTTTCTTCAAGTTTCCTTGCTCCAACTCTTCCTCTTCGTCTGTGACACAAACCTAATATATGTGAAAAAAATTACAGTATCACGTATTTAAGTCAGGGCGAgataatgaaatttttttattgtatacCATCTTCAATGAACTCATTTAGAAGCTCCATCAGCTGTCCCAAGGTTAGATTTCTGCTCAAACTGATGATGATAAAGCATGATGGAGAGTAAACACAATTCTTCAATTCGTAAGGAATCAGCAATCTTGAAATGGTGAGCCATACCAAAATAAGAGCTCCTTAACATTAAAAAGAAGGGCAGAAAGACTTTTGACAATACAAGGATGAAGCCTGAAGGGTCAATTAAATGACTGGAAAATTCTAAAAATCAATGTTGCAAGT
This Primulina eburnea isolate SZY01 chromosome 2, ASM2296580v1, whole genome shotgun sequence DNA region includes the following protein-coding sequences:
- the LOC140822764 gene encoding polynucleotide 3'-phosphatase ZDP-like isoform X1; this encodes MLKIYCFRCSKVGMVSKNPRGFDITKWHHLNCFPSSGCSSISPVESIAGFSSLKVCVTDEEEELEQGNLKKQKFGYEDEGELEMSISTSDIKDGYKDAILLPKWKAFQTIIFLECDVGLDDSKKIAAFDFDGCLARTSVKRVGADAWSVMYPSKPEKLQNFYNDGYKLVIFTNESDIERWKNKRQVAVDSKLGRLENFIKLVKVAIQVFIACGLSHGVPEDPFRKPKPGMWIIMEKEFNSGLPVDTNQSFCVGDAAGRPDHHSDADIKFAQAIGLKFYVPEEYFINLD
- the LOC140822764 gene encoding polynucleotide 3'-phosphatase ZDP-like isoform X2, coding for MLKIYCFRCSKVGMVSKNPRGFDITKWHHLNCFPSSGCSSISPVESIAGFSSLKVCVTDEEEELEQGNLKKQKFGYEDEGELEMSISTSDIKDGYKDAILLPKWKAFQTIIFLECDVGLDDSKKIAAFDFDGCLARTSVKRVGADAWSVMYPSKPEKLQNFYNDGYKLVIFTNESDIERWKNKRQVFIACGLSHGVPEDPFRKPKPGMWIIMEKEFNSGLPVDTNQSFCVGDAAGRPDHHSDADIKFAQAIGLKFYVPEEYFINLD
- the LOC140822764 gene encoding polynucleotide 3'-phosphatase ZDP-like isoform X4, encoding MELLNEFIEDDEEEELEQGNLKKQKFGYEDEGELEMSISTSDIKDGYKDAILLPKWKAFQTIIFLECDVGLDDSKKIAAFDFDGCLARTSVKRVGADAWSVMYPSKPEKLQNFYNDGYKLVIFTNESDIERWKNKRQVAVDSKLGRLENFIKLVKVAIQVFIACGLSHGVPEDPFRKPKPGMWIIMEKEFNSGLPVDTNQSFCVGDAAGRPDHHSDADIKFAQAIGLKFYVPEEYFINLD
- the LOC140822764 gene encoding polynucleotide 3'-phosphatase ZDP-like isoform X3, translating into MSSLKMVCVTDEEEELEQGNLKKQKFGYEDEGELEMSISTSDIKDGYKDAILLPKWKAFQTIIFLECDVGLDDSKKIAAFDFDGCLARTSVKRVGADAWSVMYPSKPEKLQNFYNDGYKLVIFTNESDIERWKNKRQVAVDSKLGRLENFIKLVKVAIQVFIACGLSHGVPEDPFRKPKPGMWIIMEKEFNSGLPVDTNQSFCVGDAAGRPDHHSDADIKFAQAIGLKFYVPEEYFINLD
- the LOC140822764 gene encoding polynucleotide 3'-phosphatase ZDP-like isoform X5; this encodes MSISTSDIKDGYKDAILLPKWKAFQTIIFLECDVGLDDSKKIAAFDFDGCLARTSVKRVGADAWSVMYPSKPEKLQNFYNDGYKLVIFTNESDIERWKNKRQVAVDSKLGRLENFIKLVKVAIQVFIACGLSHGVPEDPFRKPKPGMWIIMEKEFNSGLPVDTNQSFCVGDAAGRPDHHSDADIKFAQAIGLKFYVPEEYFINLD